A DNA window from Desulfatibacillum aliphaticivorans DSM 15576 contains the following coding sequences:
- a CDS encoding FAD-dependent oxidoreductase, translated as MSQTEKSTTIKRRSVIKGILGTGAAVTMAPLALNLTAKDAQAAARALPQQWDETVDVLIIGSGFAGLAAAAEAAATGAKTVILEKMPSYGGNSIINGGVYASWDDELHLREKLKLGEDSPAQHTQDTLKGGDFYGDPALVKILADGATDALNWMMDKGGCTVRPALTRAGGHTAYRTHTSTEGVGRGYTEPLRKIALAQGAEIRLGVEVTWIWRENATGPVLGVEIKKGRRVSNIKVSRALVLASGGFSRDIKMRWEYNPSVVPEINCTNHPGATGEMIRYAQAIGADTLQLCFIQLYPFAEPETGVLDKPAVYPFNGVGYGLVYVSKEGKRFVNELERRDVCSQAQINLGEKPTYSIFNEAMIVKMGGAQEDVDKGLERGRFIKADSIEELAGKLKIPAAALVKTVEEHNQYLKKGSDPDFNKPITDKMIPLEKGPFYAVAQWPAVHHTMGGLRINPSAQVIDIWGKVIPKLYAAGEVTGGIHGSNRLGSNAIPDCVVFGRIAGRNAAKV; from the coding sequence ATGAGCCAAACAGAAAAATCGACCACCATCAAACGCCGCTCAGTCATTAAAGGAATCCTTGGAACCGGAGCCGCCGTAACCATGGCGCCGCTTGCTTTAAACCTGACCGCCAAAGACGCCCAGGCGGCGGCCCGGGCCCTGCCCCAGCAATGGGACGAAACCGTGGACGTGCTGATTATCGGATCGGGCTTTGCCGGCTTGGCTGCAGCGGCCGAGGCGGCTGCGACCGGCGCCAAGACCGTCATCCTGGAAAAAATGCCTTCTTATGGCGGCAATTCCATTATCAACGGCGGCGTTTACGCCTCGTGGGATGACGAACTGCATTTGCGGGAAAAGCTGAAACTGGGCGAAGACAGCCCGGCGCAGCACACCCAGGACACCCTGAAAGGCGGCGATTTCTACGGAGACCCCGCGCTGGTGAAAATTCTGGCTGACGGCGCCACCGACGCCCTGAACTGGATGATGGACAAAGGCGGCTGCACCGTACGTCCCGCCCTTACCCGCGCAGGCGGCCACACAGCCTACCGCACCCATACAAGCACCGAAGGCGTGGGCCGGGGCTATACCGAGCCGTTGAGGAAAATCGCCCTGGCTCAAGGGGCTGAAATCCGCCTGGGCGTGGAAGTCACCTGGATCTGGCGGGAGAACGCAACCGGACCCGTCCTGGGCGTGGAGATCAAGAAAGGGCGAAGGGTTTCCAATATCAAGGTTTCCCGCGCTCTGGTTCTGGCTTCCGGAGGCTTCTCCCGAGACATCAAAATGCGCTGGGAATACAACCCCTCCGTCGTGCCGGAGATCAACTGCACCAATCACCCCGGCGCCACCGGCGAGATGATCCGTTATGCCCAAGCCATCGGCGCGGACACGCTGCAACTTTGCTTCATCCAGCTATACCCCTTTGCCGAACCGGAAACCGGCGTTCTGGATAAACCCGCCGTGTACCCCTTTAACGGCGTGGGATACGGCCTGGTCTACGTCAGCAAGGAAGGCAAACGATTCGTCAATGAACTGGAGCGCCGGGACGTCTGCTCCCAGGCCCAGATCAACCTGGGTGAAAAGCCCACCTATTCCATTTTCAATGAAGCAATGATCGTCAAAATGGGCGGCGCCCAGGAAGACGTGGACAAAGGCCTGGAACGGGGCCGATTCATCAAGGCCGACAGCATCGAGGAATTGGCCGGCAAGCTGAAGATCCCCGCCGCGGCCCTGGTAAAAACCGTGGAAGAGCACAATCAATATCTGAAAAAAGGATCGGACCCGGACTTTAACAAGCCCATCACCGACAAAATGATTCCCCTGGAAAAAGGCCCGTTTTACGCCGTGGCCCAATGGCCGGCCGTGCATCACACCATGGGCGGCCTGCGGATCAACCCGAGCGCCCAGGTGATCGACATCTGGGGCAAGGTCATCCCCAAACTGTACGCAGCAGGCGAGGTGACCGGCGGCATCCATGGCTCCAACAGGCTGGGCAGCAACGCCATACCAGATTGCGTGGTATTCGGCCGGATTGCGGGCAGGAACGCGGCCAAGGTTTAA
- a CDS encoding cytochrome c3 family protein, which yields MKKQFVKRLIILCLLAMTWAAAGWAGDAKPLSQEELNMIREISQEIDSSPYLDGLHYQNGVSCQDCHGAPQPGWDDPAEAEQCLACHESREALAGVVDEEFARKWGNPHKSHLGDLDCAVCHKGHLASTVYCLGCHTNAPFSIPGQ from the coding sequence TTGAAAAAACAGTTTGTTAAGCGTCTAATCATACTGTGCTTATTGGCTATGACGTGGGCCGCCGCCGGTTGGGCGGGCGACGCCAAGCCTTTAAGCCAGGAGGAGTTGAACATGATCCGGGAGATTTCCCAGGAAATTGACTCCTCACCTTATCTGGACGGGCTGCATTATCAGAACGGAGTGTCTTGCCAGGATTGCCACGGCGCCCCCCAACCGGGCTGGGACGATCCGGCGGAAGCCGAACAATGCCTGGCCTGCCATGAAAGCCGGGAAGCCCTCGCTGGAGTGGTGGACGAGGAATTCGCCCGCAAATGGGGCAATCCCCATAAATCTCACCTTGGAGATTTGGATTGCGCGGTTTGCCATAAAGGCCACTTGGCCTCAACTGTATACTGCTTGGGATGCCATACCAACGCCCCCTTTAGCATCCCCGGCCAATAG
- a CDS encoding DUF4846 domain-containing protein gives MRSLLNSLIIGFCFLFFLSPAPAQPAMYPWLQDDAVLLTLGDRISPPKGFEREEVRPASFDFWLQCFPVKSGNPPVMLFDGGKKGNQSAHHLVLDLDVGNKDLQQCADSVIRLWAEYLYFTGQYNRIHFNFTSGDRADFTRWAEGYRPVVQGSKVSWVQKGDKGNSYEQFRAYLENVMMYAGSASLSKEMIPVEDMEDIRAGDVFIQGGFPGHAVIVMDTAVHPKTGEKVFLLAQGFMPAQDMHVLKNLNHPEISPWYKTNFGQILSTPEWDFAKTDLKRFPPQ, from the coding sequence ATGCGCAGTCTTCTTAACTCCCTAATAATCGGATTTTGTTTCCTGTTTTTCCTATCCCCGGCGCCGGCCCAGCCGGCCATGTATCCCTGGCTGCAGGATGACGCCGTACTTCTGACCCTGGGGGATCGCATATCCCCTCCCAAAGGATTTGAACGGGAGGAAGTGCGGCCCGCCAGCTTCGACTTCTGGCTCCAATGCTTTCCTGTCAAATCCGGGAATCCGCCTGTCATGCTGTTTGACGGCGGGAAAAAAGGGAACCAGTCGGCTCACCATCTGGTCCTGGATTTGGACGTGGGAAACAAGGACCTCCAGCAATGCGCGGACTCGGTCATTCGCCTGTGGGCCGAATATCTCTATTTTACCGGTCAATACAATCGCATTCATTTCAATTTTACGTCCGGGGACAGGGCGGATTTCACCCGGTGGGCCGAGGGATATCGGCCTGTGGTCCAGGGCAGCAAGGTCTCCTGGGTTCAAAAGGGCGACAAAGGGAATTCCTACGAACAGTTTCGGGCTTATCTGGAAAACGTCATGATGTACGCAGGGTCCGCCTCCTTGAGCAAGGAAATGATCCCGGTGGAGGACATGGAAGATATCCGGGCAGGTGACGTGTTCATCCAGGGGGGATTTCCCGGTCATGCGGTGATCGTCATGGACACGGCCGTTCATCCCAAGACCGGCGAGAAGGTGTTTTTGCTTGCCCAGGGATTTATGCCCGCCCAGGATATGCACGTTCTGAAAAACCTGAACCACCCTGAAATCTCGCCCTGGTACAAAACCAACTTCGGGCAGATCCTTTCCACTCCGGAATGGGACTTTGCAAAGACGGATCTCAAACGCTTTCCGCCCCAATAA
- a CDS encoding THUMP domain-containing class I SAM-dependent RNA methyltransferase has translation MELFVSCGRKTAPILAEELKGLGIENISESAAGVRFDADLATAYKVILWSRTASRVLMTVAKFKADNQQALYEGIREIDWTEHLDYRKSIAVDFTSTRSALSHTQFGAQRVKDAVVDQFKKDVGDRLMVNTNRPDVRINVHVQNDEAVASIDLSGDSLHKRGYRLEGGVAPLRENLAAAILLRAGWPEIAQTGGPLIDPMCGSGTFVIEGALMAANIAPGLLRNYFGFVGWKGHDKSLWAGMVGDASRLAEEGKKRLPPIVGSDHHPRAVEHAKANVTRAGMTGYVKIEHREMAKARPPMKAKMPGLVAVNPPYGERIGESEELAALYKELGSVLSKRFRRYKVALITGHPEVAKNIGLGKRKASTLFNGPIECKLYRYEVD, from the coding sequence ATGGAGCTCTTTGTCTCTTGCGGCCGGAAAACCGCGCCCATCCTGGCTGAAGAGCTGAAAGGGCTGGGCATTGAGAATATTTCGGAAAGCGCGGCCGGCGTGCGTTTTGACGCGGACCTGGCCACGGCCTATAAAGTGATTTTATGGTCCAGGACCGCTTCTCGGGTGCTCATGACCGTGGCCAAGTTCAAAGCCGACAACCAACAGGCCTTGTACGAAGGCATCCGGGAAATCGACTGGACCGAGCATCTGGATTACCGGAAATCCATCGCCGTGGACTTCACATCCACCCGTTCAGCCCTAAGCCATACCCAGTTCGGCGCCCAAAGGGTGAAGGACGCTGTGGTGGATCAGTTCAAAAAGGACGTGGGCGACAGGCTCATGGTCAACACAAACAGGCCCGACGTCCGCATTAACGTGCACGTTCAAAACGACGAGGCCGTCGCGTCCATCGATCTTTCCGGAGACAGCCTTCATAAAAGGGGGTACCGCCTGGAGGGCGGGGTTGCCCCTTTGCGGGAAAACCTGGCCGCCGCCATTCTTCTGAGGGCCGGATGGCCGGAAATCGCCCAAACGGGCGGGCCTCTCATCGACCCTATGTGCGGATCCGGCACCTTTGTCATCGAAGGCGCCCTCATGGCCGCAAACATTGCTCCCGGCCTCTTGCGCAACTATTTCGGCTTTGTCGGCTGGAAAGGGCATGACAAGTCCCTGTGGGCTGGCATGGTGGGAGACGCCTCGCGTTTGGCCGAGGAAGGTAAAAAGCGCCTGCCCCCCATCGTGGGCTCCGACCATCATCCCAGGGCCGTGGAACACGCCAAGGCCAACGTGACCCGTGCAGGCATGACCGGCTACGTCAAAATCGAGCATCGCGAAATGGCCAAGGCCCGGCCCCCCATGAAAGCCAAAATGCCGGGCCTGGTAGCTGTCAACCCGCCTTACGGCGAAAGAATAGGGGAGTCCGAGGAACTCGCGGCTCTGTATAAGGAACTGGGCTCCGTCCTGAGCAAACGATTCCGCCGCTACAAGGTGGCTCTCATCACCGGCCACCCCGAGGTGGCGAAAAACATAGGCCTTGGCAAACGCAAAGCCAGCACCCTTTTTAACGGCCCCATTGAGTGCAAATTGTACCGGTATGAAGTGGATTAA
- a CDS encoding DUF4388 domain-containing protein, which yields MALNGNLDSFFFASLLQHLAREKLTGVLRIVDGQEEARVFVKEGTIIYAVGSHKEARLGHLLRSQGIISVQELQKCAETAKEEKKLLGKVLVEKGYISSDTFKKFIEKQIREILYNLFFWKKGEFHFKETPLKLEEDVVVNLNTIDVILEASRRIDELDIIRKQLPDEDAVLKISDKSPDKKEIKLDSNEWHILSLIDGKKNVGQIVQQSGFETYPVYKLLFSLLSSGLIRKVETVGLTGKNRISDQSGLIIVHNDVLGVVYKALHTELGAQANSVFDNSKSKLSAKKRIIFHKFSPTNPAITNVQVVREGLESLKLGDQSKATEFLLEALNDYLTFVLESTRSQIGASLTQDAIAEAQRVLSYVDKYHEDSDEKDYVVSQIQEVLAEAIEKVGAGDKDKKSGGLFGRFKKK from the coding sequence ATGGCTCTAAACGGCAATCTCGATAGTTTCTTTTTCGCCAGCCTGTTGCAGCACCTGGCCCGGGAGAAACTTACGGGCGTCCTGCGCATTGTGGACGGCCAGGAAGAAGCCCGGGTTTTTGTCAAAGAGGGAACCATCATTTACGCCGTCGGCTCCCACAAGGAAGCACGCCTCGGCCATCTGCTCCGCTCCCAGGGGATAATCAGCGTGCAGGAGCTTCAAAAGTGCGCCGAGACCGCCAAAGAGGAGAAAAAACTCCTGGGCAAGGTGCTGGTGGAAAAGGGCTATATCTCCTCGGATACATTCAAAAAATTCATCGAAAAGCAAATCAGGGAAATTCTGTATAACCTGTTCTTCTGGAAAAAGGGAGAGTTTCATTTTAAGGAAACCCCTTTAAAGCTGGAAGAAGACGTGGTGGTCAATTTAAACACCATTGATGTGATCCTGGAAGCCTCCCGCCGCATTGACGAACTGGACATCATACGCAAACAGCTTCCCGATGAGGATGCTGTCCTGAAGATTTCCGATAAAAGCCCGGATAAAAAAGAAATCAAGCTGGATTCCAACGAGTGGCACATTTTGTCCCTGATCGACGGCAAAAAAAATGTGGGTCAAATCGTCCAGCAAAGCGGCTTTGAAACCTATCCTGTTTACAAACTTTTGTTTTCGCTCCTGTCCTCCGGGCTGATCCGCAAGGTGGAGACCGTGGGGCTTACCGGCAAAAACAGGATTTCCGATCAATCCGGCCTGATCATCGTCCATAACGACGTGCTTGGCGTTGTATACAAGGCCCTGCATACCGAGTTAGGCGCCCAGGCGAATTCGGTTTTCGACAATTCCAAGTCAAAGCTCAGCGCCAAAAAGCGCATTATTTTTCATAAGTTCAGCCCAACCAATCCGGCCATTACCAACGTGCAGGTCGTACGCGAAGGCCTGGAATCCCTCAAGCTGGGCGACCAATCCAAGGCTACGGAGTTTTTGTTGGAAGCCTTGAACGACTACCTGACTTTCGTCCTGGAAAGCACACGAAGCCAGATCGGCGCTTCTTTGACGCAGGACGCCATTGCAGAGGCGCAAAGGGTGTTGTCTTACGTGGATAAATATCACGAAGATTCCGACGAAAAGGATTACGTGGTCTCCCAAATTCAGGAAGTGCTGGCCGAGGCCATTGAAAAGGTCGGGGCCGGAGATAAAGATAAGAAATCAGGCGGGTTGTTTGGCCGGTTCAAAAAAAAATAA
- a CDS encoding DNA integrity scanning protein DisA nucleotide-binding domain protein, whose product MQNNHYPENHRGQGSKQHTENLSIFHIADGLADGLSHFSGVSRIALIYAVSPGEPLRIYDPQNLLDGHEILLKKIYLDSCDWKQDEERVQALKLFDPVLPAQDLGLTGLISFGGMSQSAYYQMWFTEHHPDICNPGPTRRWLEHATWLLSHDLATCSEFYSSMSDYILREYATHAVRDCLVDELNMRVGWDIQMRVYPILDAILNISKTMEEGFWPRGKLAFVLKAHIQNIQDLVLFPELERPSLRNFKHVRKLMQAVEESSDHFLVSDGSLIAGIGSGEMPPHSIVADFAGPHGFVSFDGEALCSFFDGRFHSSSRRANLVQVEEILLEYSLSPTQSSELLKTIKEIVHHAEDHKHGCTLVIDLSQQPIDIAGQKLDKPLDISRDDYLALAMNLSKVDGALHIRPDRTLRSFACILDGRAIPGEDRARGARFNSALRFTAMYDDLIVIVVSSDRPVSILQSGVELTAHCYWKPVSSCMSTPPTLMRWIENKKD is encoded by the coding sequence ATGCAAAATAATCATTATCCGGAAAATCATAGAGGTCAAGGCTCCAAGCAGCATACCGAAAATCTTAGCATATTCCATATTGCGGACGGATTGGCGGACGGCCTCTCCCATTTTTCCGGCGTAAGCAGAATAGCTCTTATCTATGCTGTGAGCCCGGGGGAGCCTCTGCGCATTTACGACCCCCAAAACCTGTTGGACGGCCACGAAATCCTTTTAAAAAAAATCTACCTGGATTCGTGCGACTGGAAGCAGGACGAAGAAAGAGTGCAGGCGCTGAAACTCTTCGACCCTGTGCTCCCGGCCCAGGACCTGGGCCTGACCGGATTGATCTCCTTCGGCGGCATGTCCCAATCCGCCTATTATCAAATGTGGTTCACCGAGCATCACCCGGACATTTGCAACCCCGGCCCCACAAGACGTTGGCTGGAGCACGCCACGTGGCTGCTTTCCCACGACCTGGCCACGTGCAGCGAGTTTTACTCCTCCATGTCCGATTACATTTTGCGGGAGTACGCCACCCACGCCGTGCGCGATTGCCTGGTGGACGAACTGAATATGCGGGTGGGATGGGACATCCAAATGCGGGTATACCCTATTTTAGACGCGATATTGAATATTTCCAAGACGATGGAAGAAGGCTTCTGGCCCAGAGGAAAGCTGGCTTTTGTCCTGAAGGCCCATATACAGAACATCCAGGATCTGGTTTTATTCCCCGAACTGGAGCGCCCCAGCCTGCGCAACTTCAAGCACGTACGCAAGCTCATGCAGGCGGTGGAAGAGTCGTCGGACCACTTTCTGGTTTCCGACGGGTCTCTGATTGCGGGAATCGGTTCAGGCGAGATGCCGCCCCACTCCATTGTCGCCGATTTTGCAGGGCCCCACGGCTTTGTGTCCTTTGACGGAGAAGCGCTGTGCAGTTTTTTCGACGGCAGGTTCCACTCCTCCTCCAGAAGGGCCAATTTGGTGCAGGTGGAGGAAATATTGCTGGAGTACTCCTTAAGCCCCACCCAATCCAGTGAACTGCTGAAGACCATCAAGGAAATCGTGCATCATGCAGAAGACCACAAACACGGATGCACCCTGGTCATAGACCTTAGCCAGCAGCCCATTGATATTGCAGGGCAAAAACTGGACAAGCCCCTGGACATCTCCCGGGACGATTATCTGGCGCTGGCCATGAATCTCTCCAAGGTGGACGGCGCCCTGCACATCAGGCCGGACCGGACTTTACGGAGCTTTGCATGCATTCTGGACGGCAGGGCCATCCCCGGCGAAGACCGTGCCAGGGGCGCCCGTTTTAATTCCGCCCTCAGGTTTACGGCCATGTACGACGACCTGATTGTGATTGTTGTCAGTTCGGACCGGCCGGTCTCCATTTTGCAATCCGGCGTGGAATTGACCGCCCATTGCTACTGGAAGCCGGTTTCAAGCTGCATGAGCACGCCCCCCACCCTCATGCGCTGGATAGAAAACAAAAAGGACTGA
- a CDS encoding thermonuclease family protein, which yields MKAFSAPIRIKRILALSAVALCLWSLTAFGGREFVRVERVLDGDTIILADGRHVRYIGINAPEIAHDHYPAEPLGDQALACNRALVQGEKVRLETDLDRKDRYNRLLAYVYLKDGVFVNREIISQGMAYCLYRSPNEKHFAALLMAQRKAMQTQKGLWAGLHPINQPYLGNSRSRRFHLPQCKSAAKTNPKNRRDFDSMWSAFYEGYAPCKRCLGDWQSRK from the coding sequence ATGAAGGCTTTCTCCGCCCCCATTCGTATTAAAAGGATTCTGGCTCTTTCGGCCGTAGCTTTATGCCTGTGGAGCCTTACCGCTTTTGGCGGACGGGAATTCGTCCGCGTGGAACGCGTCCTGGATGGAGACACGATCATCCTGGCTGACGGCCGCCACGTCCGCTATATTGGAATCAACGCTCCTGAAATCGCCCATGACCACTATCCCGCCGAACCCTTGGGCGATCAGGCCCTGGCGTGCAACCGTGCGTTGGTGCAGGGCGAAAAAGTGCGGTTGGAAACGGACCTGGACCGTAAGGACCGGTATAACAGGCTCCTCGCCTATGTATATCTTAAGGACGGCGTGTTTGTGAACAGGGAAATCATCAGCCAGGGGATGGCCTATTGTTTGTATCGGTCCCCCAATGAAAAACATTTCGCAGCGTTGTTAATGGCCCAGCGCAAGGCCATGCAAACGCAAAAAGGCCTTTGGGCCGGTCTTCACCCCATAAATCAGCCATATTTGGGCAATTCCCGATCAAGGCGCTTTCATCTGCCCCAATGCAAGTCGGCCGCCAAAACCAATCCCAAAAACCGCAGGGACTTTGATTCCATGTGGTCCGCATTTTACGAAGGCTACGCCCCTTGCAAACGCTGTTTGGGGGATTGGCAATCCAGGAAATAA
- a CDS encoding helix-turn-helix domain-containing protein, whose protein sequence is MISKENVFGEFVREKRLALHQEDKNYSLRKVAMRIQVEPSYLSKVERGEQPPPSEAKIVLLAEDLGEDKDVLLALSGKVSSDIQEVIRKRPALFAQLIRDLKDMPDNAVLRIIREVRDGNW, encoded by the coding sequence ATGATTTCCAAGGAAAATGTTTTTGGAGAGTTTGTCCGGGAAAAACGCCTTGCTCTTCACCAAGAGGACAAGAATTATTCCCTGCGAAAAGTCGCCATGCGCATTCAGGTGGAGCCTTCCTACCTGAGTAAGGTGGAAAGAGGAGAACAGCCCCCTCCGTCTGAAGCCAAAATTGTGCTTTTGGCCGAGGACCTGGGGGAGGATAAAGACGTACTGCTGGCTTTATCCGGTAAAGTTTCTTCGGACATTCAAGAGGTTATCCGTAAACGACCGGCATTGTTCGCCCAGTTGATCCGGGACCTGAAAGACATGCCGGATAACGCCGTCCTCAGAATTATCAGGGAGGTGCGCGACGGCAATTGGTAG
- a CDS encoding sigma-54-dependent transcriptional regulator, translating to MANILIIDDDEALCDILSRRVKQMGHDHTCAYTLKDGYEKAASGSYDVVFLDVGLPDGNGLDALPRIRGLDNCPEVIIFTGQGDPDGAELAIKSGAWDYIAKPPSLKEIVLPLSRALQYREEKKRSSSKVLIKTEGIVGNSTQLQNALNLLAQAASSDATTLLTGETGTGKELFATAIHANSDRAGKDFVVVDCAALPDTLVESVLFGHEKGAFTGADKAHPGLVKLADGGTLFLDEVGELPLSLQKPFLRVLQERRFRPVGSQKEVTSNFRLVAATNRNLEELAEAKLFRQDLLYRLKTLTIDLPPLRSRVQDIKDLTIFYMGKLCEKYGKGAKGYSPEFLEALAAYEWPGNVRELINALERTLIASAEEPTLFPNHLPTHIRVKLARESLRQSTAGKTKSFQGENPQELPSLKDYREAVVSEAEAKYLEDLMLLTNRDIRAACKISGLSRSRLYHLLQKHGIKGSR from the coding sequence TTGGCGAATATCCTGATTATCGACGACGATGAAGCCTTGTGTGACATTCTGTCCCGGCGCGTCAAGCAGATGGGGCACGATCACACTTGCGCCTACACCCTGAAAGACGGATACGAAAAAGCGGCTTCGGGGAGCTACGATGTAGTGTTTTTGGACGTAGGCCTGCCTGACGGCAACGGCCTGGACGCCCTGCCCAGGATCCGGGGCCTGGACAATTGCCCGGAAGTCATCATCTTCACCGGGCAGGGCGACCCGGACGGCGCCGAACTGGCCATCAAGTCCGGCGCGTGGGACTATATTGCAAAGCCGCCTTCCCTAAAGGAAATCGTGCTGCCCCTGTCCCGGGCTCTCCAATACAGGGAAGAGAAAAAGCGCAGTTCCTCCAAGGTTCTTATCAAGACCGAAGGCATCGTGGGAAACAGCACCCAGTTGCAAAACGCCTTGAACCTTCTGGCCCAGGCGGCCAGCAGCGATGCAACCACGCTCCTGACCGGCGAGACCGGCACAGGCAAGGAGTTGTTCGCCACGGCCATTCACGCCAACAGCGACCGGGCCGGCAAGGACTTCGTGGTGGTGGACTGCGCGGCTTTGCCTGACACGCTGGTGGAAAGCGTTTTGTTCGGCCACGAAAAAGGGGCGTTCACCGGCGCGGACAAGGCCCATCCCGGCCTGGTGAAGCTGGCTGACGGCGGCACTTTGTTCCTGGACGAAGTGGGCGAATTGCCCTTGTCCTTGCAAAAGCCCTTTTTAAGGGTGTTGCAGGAGCGCAGGTTTCGCCCCGTGGGCAGCCAAAAGGAAGTGACCAGCAACTTTCGCCTGGTGGCTGCAACCAACCGGAACCTGGAGGAGCTCGCCGAAGCCAAACTCTTTCGCCAGGACCTCCTGTACCGCTTGAAAACCCTGACCATCGACCTGCCGCCTTTGCGCAGCCGGGTTCAGGACATCAAGGACCTCACCATATTTTATATGGGCAAGCTCTGCGAAAAATACGGCAAGGGCGCCAAGGGATACTCCCCGGAGTTCCTGGAAGCCCTGGCCGCCTATGAATGGCCCGGCAACGTGCGTGAATTGATCAACGCTCTGGAGCGGACCCTCATCGCCTCGGCCGAAGAGCCCACGTTATTCCCCAATCATCTGCCCACCCACATCAGGGTGAAGCTGGCGCGGGAGTCCTTGCGTCAAAGCACGGCCGGCAAGACCAAAAGTTTCCAGGGGGAAAACCCCCAGGAACTGCCGTCCCTCAAGGATTACAGGGAAGCCGTGGTCTCCGAGGCGGAAGCCAAATATCTGGAAGACCTCATGCTCCTGACCAATCGGGACATCAGGGCCGCCTGCAAGATTTCCGGCCTGTCCCGGTCAAGGCTGTATCACCTGCTGCAAAAACACGGAATCAAGGGGTCCCGTTGA
- a CDS encoding 2TM domain-containing protein, giving the protein MDYEGKFALAEKNVQAKMSFYKHLTFFCVGNGVLAGGDFLTTPGLIWFHWPLLVWTLILGVHGKKAAGKKEKQ; this is encoded by the coding sequence ATGGACTACGAAGGAAAATTCGCCCTGGCGGAAAAGAACGTGCAGGCAAAAATGAGCTTTTACAAACACCTGACTTTTTTTTGCGTGGGGAACGGCGTTTTGGCGGGGGGGGATTTTTTAACCACTCCTGGGTTAATTTGGTTCCACTGGCCCTTGTTGGTCTGGACTCTCATACTGGGCGTTCATGGTAAAAAGGCTGCAGGCAAGAAAGAAAAGCAGTGA